In the Aneurinibacillus soli genome, one interval contains:
- a CDS encoding ankyrin repeat domain-containing protein, which produces MKKTLLSLMVITVLLSGCGTTPEKAREELGKMNIQYTNSSFVNAASNNDTMVIDYFIKSGMSPNVQDTDGKTALAEATRLGHSGIAKMLFENGADPTLKDRAGMNALYYAAADENKFDLLQSFLSKKADINALTNNKTLLMTAAENGNNKAIDLLLSKGADINIKNQLGETALSKAVVTGSIETVKLLLNKGANPKDKIQGKGSLSTLAAYSGYREITEMLINKGTKEMSLLVLPEVNKTEGVKENEVISSNPELHFTKNYNSANPEVTYNLDGKGQKLTFRFQNDQEHVGWFNPYYRAKVIVKGDGKVLLESGFLEGGKSPKEYSVEVKGIKNLTLSVHYDSKDGLADNKSTIFNPVILVQ; this is translated from the coding sequence TTGAAAAAAACGTTATTAAGCCTAATGGTTATTACTGTTCTTCTTTCGGGTTGTGGAACTACCCCAGAAAAGGCAAGAGAAGAACTTGGAAAAATGAATATCCAGTACACAAATTCAAGTTTTGTAAATGCAGCAAGTAACAATGATACAATGGTTATCGATTATTTTATTAAGTCTGGGATGAGCCCGAATGTACAGGATACAGATGGGAAGACAGCTCTAGCTGAAGCGACTAGGCTCGGACATTCTGGTATTGCTAAAATGCTTTTTGAAAATGGGGCTGATCCTACTCTTAAAGACCGAGCGGGGATGAATGCCTTATACTATGCTGCTGCAGATGAAAATAAATTTGACTTGTTACAATCTTTTCTTAGTAAAAAAGCGGATATTAATGCTCTGACAAATAATAAAACATTACTTATGACTGCAGCAGAAAACGGAAATAACAAAGCAATTGATTTGCTATTAAGCAAGGGAGCAGATATTAATATAAAAAACCAACTGGGTGAAACAGCATTATCGAAAGCTGTTGTCACAGGTAGTATAGAAACAGTCAAATTATTATTAAACAAAGGTGCAAATCCTAAAGATAAAATTCAAGGAAAAGGAAGTCTGTCTACATTGGCTGCCTATTCTGGGTATAGAGAAATTACGGAGATGTTAATAAATAAGGGTACAAAAGAAATGAGTCTTCTTGTTTTACCTGAGGTTAATAAAACAGAGGGAGTTAAAGAAAATGAAGTGATTTCTAGCAATCCAGAACTTCATTTTACCAAAAATTATAATTCAGCGAATCCCGAAGTTACTTATAATTTGGATGGAAAGGGACAAAAATTAACTTTTCGTTTTCAAAATGATCAAGAGCATGTAGGCTGGTTCAATCCATATTACCGAGCTAAGGTTATTGTTAAAGGGGATGGAAAGGTATTATTAGAAAGTGGATTTTTGGAAGGTGGAAAATCTCCAAAGGAGTATTCAGTTGAGGTAAAAGGAATAAAAAATTTAACATTAAGTGTGCACTATGATTCGAAAGATGGGTTGGCAGATAATAAAAGTACAATTTTTAATCCCGTAATTTTGGTTCAGTAA
- a CDS encoding DUF445 domain-containing protein, whose protein sequence is MLLKATLFVLEAALVGGIADWFAVTALFRKPLGFPVHTELIPKSRDKLIDSVTKMVTDDLLSPTAIKKKFDNIHFVDWFIELIEEPNAKRYLGNFVVEHSVSFLKKLDYEQVSKEIEDFIKNKAEDIDIVQQVKVFFKRFLHGDKGDERTSNFIDNIISLLEKPEIQIWMKKELEGLKQEKVGNANSFIRRVVGKTIIKFVEKVDGLNTGSAAQLLCEELISLLVKMKDPDDPLRRQFKMVFYETVGRLEKQGKFTDEVNNWKNEIVKQVKLQGTLEEAIKAVVESISTPLRKQEEGRDTDVTLSLAGEWIAKQIIEYLYNFKKSQEQKEWVEKHLKSVIYRVIDTEYHIVGRIVREALEALSKEELNKFVEDKAGEDLQWIRINGSIVGGVAGMLLFLFLQFLYEPFVVPVIRSWVY, encoded by the coding sequence ATGCTTTTAAAAGCAACACTTTTTGTACTTGAAGCGGCACTTGTTGGCGGGATTGCTGACTGGTTTGCAGTAACAGCACTTTTTAGAAAACCATTAGGATTCCCAGTTCATACAGAACTTATTCCAAAAAGTCGGGACAAGCTAATTGATTCCGTTACAAAAATGGTGACGGATGATTTACTAAGTCCGACGGCTATTAAAAAGAAATTTGACAATATACACTTTGTTGATTGGTTTATTGAGTTGATAGAAGAACCAAATGCTAAACGATACCTAGGAAACTTTGTTGTAGAGCACAGTGTATCTTTTCTGAAGAAATTAGACTATGAGCAAGTGTCAAAAGAGATAGAGGATTTTATAAAGAATAAAGCAGAGGACATAGATATTGTTCAGCAAGTAAAAGTTTTTTTTAAGCGGTTTTTGCATGGTGACAAAGGTGATGAACGAACTTCCAACTTCATTGATAACATCATTTCACTTTTAGAAAAGCCAGAAATTCAAATATGGATGAAGAAGGAGCTAGAAGGTTTAAAACAAGAAAAAGTTGGTAATGCTAATAGTTTCATAAGGAGAGTAGTAGGAAAAACTATAATAAAGTTTGTTGAAAAAGTGGATGGCTTAAACACAGGCTCGGCTGCTCAGCTATTATGTGAAGAACTTATTTCTTTGTTAGTTAAGATGAAAGATCCCGACGATCCTTTAAGAAGGCAATTTAAAATGGTGTTTTATGAAACGGTAGGGAGACTCGAGAAGCAAGGAAAGTTCACGGATGAAGTAAATAATTGGAAAAACGAAATCGTTAAGCAGGTTAAATTACAGGGGACTTTAGAAGAAGCAATTAAAGCTGTAGTGGAAAGCATTAGCACTCCGTTACGCAAGCAGGAAGAAGGAAGAGATACAGATGTAACTCTCTCCTTGGCAGGTGAATGGATTGCAAAACAAATTATCGAATATCTTTATAATTTTAAGAAAAGCCAAGAACAGAAGGAGTGGGTAGAAAAACATCTCAAGTCTGTAATATATCGTGTGATTGATACGGAATATCATATTGTAGGAAGAATTGTGCGGGAGGCATTAGAAGCTTTGTCTAAAGAAGAATTGAACAAGTTTGTCGAGGATAAAGCTGGCGAAGACTTGCAGTGGATTCGTATCAATGGCTCAATTGTTGGAGGAGTTGCAGGGATGCTACTATTTTTATTTTTGCAGTTTCTCTATGAGCCGTTCGTAGTTCCTGTTATTAGATCGTGGGTCTACTGA
- a CDS encoding COG2958 family protein: protein MKKLSFIELARKILTEAGFPMTTEEIWEYAQKNGLDLLVGSKGKTPWATLGARIYVELRDNSKTDFVKIDSRPKKFFLRHLINKADLEQIAEFEKEKVEEPSLTRFHERDLHPFLSYFADSYLQVHTKTIYHERSSRKSYAQWLHPDIVGVRFPIEEWEAEVLDFGMALGSSLIKLYSFELKKELTFSNLRESFFQTVSNSSWANEGYLVASKLSRDEEFMNELKRLSSAFGIGIIQLDIEDPDAAEIIFPARFTSDLDWETINKISKENPDFMDFLKRVKNDISSKEVRKEKYDRIFQSEKLIQTIRTKK, encoded by the coding sequence GTGAAGAAGTTATCTTTTATTGAATTAGCTCGAAAGATACTAACTGAAGCAGGATTCCCTATGACTACAGAAGAGATATGGGAATATGCCCAGAAAAATGGATTGGATTTACTTGTCGGAAGTAAAGGTAAAACACCATGGGCTACATTAGGCGCCCGGATATATGTCGAACTGCGTGATAATTCTAAAACCGATTTTGTTAAAATCGATTCCAGACCGAAGAAATTCTTTTTACGTCATTTAATAAATAAAGCAGATCTCGAGCAAATCGCCGAATTTGAAAAAGAGAAAGTGGAGGAACCCTCATTAACACGTTTTCATGAACGGGACTTGCACCCGTTTTTAAGTTATTTTGCGGATTCCTATCTCCAAGTGCATACGAAAACGATTTATCATGAACGCTCTTCTAGAAAGTCGTATGCCCAATGGCTACATCCCGATATAGTGGGCGTGCGATTTCCAATTGAAGAGTGGGAAGCAGAAGTACTGGATTTTGGAATGGCTCTCGGGAGTTCGCTGATTAAGCTGTATTCATTCGAACTAAAAAAAGAGCTTACTTTTTCAAATCTGAGAGAGAGCTTTTTTCAAACAGTATCAAATTCCTCCTGGGCAAATGAAGGATATCTCGTCGCATCAAAGTTGTCCAGGGACGAGGAATTTATGAACGAACTCAAAAGGCTTTCTTCAGCATTTGGTATTGGAATCATTCAGCTTGATATTGAAGATCCTGATGCTGCTGAGATCATATTTCCTGCGCGCTTTACATCAGATTTGGATTGGGAAACCATTAACAAAATTTCTAAGGAAAATCCCGACTTTATGGATTTTCTCAAGCGGGTAAAAAATGATATTTCTAGCAAAGAGGTTCGAAAAGAAAAGTATGATCGAATTTTTCAATCAGAAAAGCTTATTCAAACTATACGCACAAAAAAATAA
- a CDS encoding DUF445 domain-containing protein yields the protein MKKSNSYKATVVLGISFFGLLLSYPFKDSFTGGFFTSLCSAAMVGGIADWFGVTALFRKPLGISFRTEIIPRNREKIFNEMANMVQNEFLTKERLKSKVEEYDIADLLIRYLKEHGGKQDMKEVLDKVVQNLLDEIHPQEMGVFIEKLIKDGVEKAQVSPIVVKVIAWSIEHGYDDLIIDFTCKELIRIIKRKEVHDELTMFIKRVRSEYEKHSVVRTLTDKILLDWFLSLSPANIAQLLQDKGCNLLEDKHVLRKEIRIYIENWLKKLKEDKNTQDKIEKLKVEIVKKISIHEQLAQVIKTYKEVAATHSEGVFYLIKDINQEVNNLITRFEDNVERRNQLNSKVQQKVIQWIDKEHGYIGKMVNESLNHFTNAMLIEFIESKVGNDLQMIRINGSIVGGLVGAFIFVITFWFV from the coding sequence ATGAAGAAAAGTAATAGTTATAAGGCTACAGTGGTATTAGGTATATCATTTTTTGGACTTTTATTATCTTACCCATTTAAAGATAGCTTTACTGGAGGTTTTTTTACTAGTCTATGTAGCGCTGCTATGGTTGGCGGTATTGCGGACTGGTTTGGTGTTACAGCTTTATTTCGAAAGCCCCTAGGTATTTCTTTTCGAACAGAGATTATTCCAAGGAATCGAGAGAAAATTTTTAATGAAATGGCAAACATGGTACAAAATGAGTTTCTAACAAAGGAGCGGTTAAAAAGTAAAGTAGAAGAATATGATATTGCTGATTTATTAATTCGTTATTTAAAAGAGCATGGTGGAAAGCAGGACATGAAAGAGGTATTAGACAAGGTTGTTCAAAACCTCCTAGATGAAATTCATCCTCAAGAAATGGGTGTTTTTATCGAAAAATTAATCAAGGATGGTGTAGAAAAAGCACAGGTTTCCCCAATAGTTGTTAAAGTCATTGCATGGTCAATTGAACATGGATATGATGATCTAATTATCGATTTTACCTGTAAAGAATTAATCAGAATTATCAAGCGCAAAGAGGTTCATGATGAACTTACAATGTTTATTAAACGTGTTAGAAGTGAGTACGAGAAGCATAGTGTAGTCCGTACTTTGACAGATAAGATTCTGTTGGACTGGTTTTTATCTTTGTCGCCAGCTAATATAGCACAACTACTTCAAGATAAGGGGTGCAATCTCCTTGAGGATAAACATGTACTGAGAAAGGAAATACGAATTTATATTGAGAACTGGCTTAAGAAGTTGAAGGAAGATAAAAACACACAAGATAAAATTGAAAAACTGAAAGTGGAAATCGTAAAGAAAATTTCTATCCATGAACAACTTGCCCAAGTTATCAAGACATATAAAGAAGTAGCTGCTACTCATTCTGAAGGGGTTTTTTACTTAATCAAGGATATAAATCAAGAAGTAAATAATCTAATAACCCGGTTTGAGGATAATGTTGAAAGAAGGAATCAACTTAACAGTAAAGTGCAGCAGAAAGTAATTCAGTGGATTGATAAAGAACATGGGTATATCGGAAAAATGGTAAATGAAAGTTTAAACCATTTTACCAACGCAATGCTGATCGAGTTTATAGAATCTAAAGTAGGAAATGACTTGCAGATGATTCGTATCAATGGTTCTATTGTTGGTGGATTAGTAGGCGCTTTTATTTTTGTAATAACATTCTGGTTTGTATAG
- a CDS encoding dockerin type I domain-containing protein — protein MFKIKSVYVCFLSFLFIFSTFIGGPFTNQVYAKTLWDVVGTAGFSSGQINFPSLAIAPDGTPYVAYTESNDNNNKATVKKFNGSGWETVGTEGFSDGAVHYPSIAIASDGTPYVAYKDWGNGRKATVMKFNGSSWVPVGPVGFSAGYANYTSLVIAPDGTLYVAYQDQANASRATVKKFNVQTSSWDTVGAGVGGTGGFSAGEAYDLSFAISPNGTPYVAYTDTVNGYRATVQKFNGSSWVPVGLVGFTAGYASKPSLAIAPDGTPYLAYGDGPYQLYGGDEGNGYKATVKKFTGSGLSGWETVGTEGFSADRMSFLSLTIASDGTPYLAYQDGLQYLYKATVKKFNGSSWESIGTEGFSAGLSNYISIKFAPDGTPYVAYLDGGNGVKATVMKYSTVYTVTYEAGANGTISSTSENVAPGNRPSSVPTVTSNMGYTFAGWSSDGGTTKLSNAQVAATPVTDDITYTAYYKAKGDANGDGVISPADALLIIQYAQGKITLTDEQKMDLDMNGDGKVDNLDAKIILDICTGKGRVG, from the coding sequence ATGTTCAAAATCAAATCAGTCTATGTATGTTTTCTTTCTTTTCTTTTCATCTTTTCAACGTTTATAGGGGGACCGTTTACGAATCAAGTGTATGCTAAGACTCTTTGGGATGTAGTAGGGACTGCCGGTTTCTCTTCCGGACAAATTAACTTCCCTTCACTTGCAATTGCCCCAGATGGAACGCCGTACGTAGCGTATACGGAAAGTAACGATAACAATAATAAAGCAACGGTCAAGAAGTTTAATGGGTCAGGTTGGGAGACAGTAGGTACTGAAGGGTTCTCCGACGGTGCAGTTCACTACCCCTCGATTGCGATTGCTTCCGATGGAACGCCGTACGTAGCGTATAAGGATTGGGGGAACGGTCGGAAAGCAACGGTCATGAAATTTAATGGATCAAGTTGGGTACCGGTAGGCCCAGTAGGTTTCTCCGCTGGTTATGCTAACTACACGTCACTTGTGATTGCTCCGGATGGAACGCTGTATGTAGCGTATCAAGATCAGGCGAACGCTTCTAGAGCAACGGTCAAGAAGTTTAATGTTCAAACTTCAAGTTGGGATACAGTAGGAGCAGGAGTAGGAGGAACTGGCGGTTTCTCTGCGGGTGAAGCCTATGATCTTTCATTTGCGATTTCTCCGAATGGAACGCCGTACGTAGCGTATACGGATACGGTGAATGGTTACAGAGCAACGGTTCAGAAGTTTAATGGGTCAAGTTGGGTACCGGTAGGTCTAGTAGGTTTCACCGCTGGTTATGCTTCCAAGCCTTCACTTGCGATTGCTCCGGATGGAACGCCGTACCTAGCGTATGGTGATGGGCCGTACCAACTGTATGGTGGTGATGAAGGGAACGGTTATAAAGCAACGGTTAAGAAGTTTACTGGATCGGGTTTATCGGGCTGGGAGACGGTAGGAACGGAGGGCTTCTCAGCCGATAGGATGTCCTTCCTTTCACTTACGATTGCTTCCGATGGAACGCCGTACCTAGCGTATCAAGACGGTCTTCAGTACCTTTATAAAGCAACGGTCAAGAAATTTAATGGGTCAAGTTGGGAGTCGATAGGAACGGAGGGATTCTCCGCTGGTCTCTCTAACTACATTTCTATTAAATTTGCCCCAGATGGAACACCGTATGTAGCATATCTGGATGGGGGAAACGGTGTTAAAGCAACAGTCATGAAATATTCGACCGTATATACGGTGACCTATGAGGCGGGAGCGAACGGCACAATCAGCTCAACAAGTGAGAATGTAGCACCCGGGAACCGTCCATCGTCGGTGCCTACGGTAACATCAAATATGGGTTATACATTTGCAGGATGGAGTAGTGATGGAGGAACGACAAAGCTGAGCAACGCACAAGTAGCGGCAACGCCAGTAACGGACGATATTACGTACACGGCGTACTATAAGGCGAAAGGTGATGCTAACGGGGATGGTGTGATAAGTCCGGCAGATGCCCTTCTCATCATCCAATATGCGCAGGGAAAAATCACGTTAACAGATGAGCAAAAAATGGATCTGGATATGAATGGTGATGGGAAAGTCGATAATCTGGACGCCAAAATCATTCTGGATATTTGCACGGGGAAAGGGAGAGTGGGCTAA
- a CDS encoding stage IV sporulation protein A gives MDQVESKEILVEELNNSICIDIVGPARTGKSTFIKSFVDLYVLSNISDEQEKDNIISYLPEIGKGKIMQTIQKTSLVFQSVTINGFSTDVKITEQIKHKIHGAKYPEVKSEEEISNLILQSEASLTPYPHSHITLLFTTDGSFGGFPRYAYIDAEKKSIEDLNIVNKPFVIVVNTANPESEDALLLQQKLQEEHSVPVFILSAANLNIGEFNQVLKNNLCKHPINELNLEISPSLIMSLDESHSLRMQINDMVKEVTQDIACFCHLEYLLKRFMDFRIVSNVQISKLNMSAGTVEIWIDIDEEEVGKVEDEIFTEKKKGLGIMRLLFGK, from the coding sequence ATGGATCAAGTGGAATCGAAAGAAATCTTAGTAGAGGAATTAAACAACTCTATATGCATAGATATCGTGGGACCTGCTCGTACAGGAAAATCAACATTTATTAAAAGCTTTGTTGATTTGTATGTACTTTCAAATATTTCTGACGAACAAGAAAAGGATAACATTATAAGTTATCTTCCTGAGATTGGAAAAGGGAAAATAATGCAAACAATACAGAAAACGAGTTTAGTTTTTCAATCTGTTACTATCAATGGTTTTTCCACAGATGTGAAAATTACCGAACAGATTAAGCATAAGATACACGGAGCTAAATATCCAGAAGTCAAAAGTGAAGAGGAAATAAGTAATTTAATTCTCCAGAGTGAAGCCTCTTTAACACCATATCCCCATTCTCATATAACGTTATTATTCACAACTGACGGAAGTTTTGGAGGCTTTCCTCGATATGCTTATATTGATGCAGAAAAAAAGTCAATAGAAGATTTAAATATTGTAAATAAACCTTTTGTTATCGTGGTTAACACAGCTAACCCAGAGTCTGAAGATGCTTTATTGCTTCAACAAAAGCTACAAGAAGAGCATAGTGTTCCGGTTTTTATACTTTCAGCCGCTAATTTGAATATCGGAGAGTTTAATCAGGTATTAAAAAATAATTTATGTAAGCATCCTATCAACGAATTAAACCTAGAAATTTCACCAAGTTTAATTATGAGTCTAGATGAGAGCCACTCACTTCGTATGCAAATAAATGATATGGTAAAAGAGGTTACTCAAGATATTGCTTGTTTTTGTCATTTAGAATATTTGTTAAAACGGTTTATGGACTTCAGAATAGTAAGTAATGTACAAATTTCTAAATTAAATATGTCTGCTGGTACAGTTGAGATTTGGATTGATATTGATGAGGAGGAAGTTGGAAAAGTTGAAGATGAAATATTTACAGAAAAGAAAAAAGGGTTAGGCATTATGAGGTTACTGTTTGGAAAGTAG
- the sigK gene encoding RNA polymerase sporulation sigma factor SigK produces the protein MSSLFAMLTMFFKDMMMFVSYIKNNAFPQPLSEMEENRYLDLMAEGDKYARNMLIEHNLRLVAHITKKFENTGEDSEDLISIGTIGLIKAIESYKKNKGTKLATYAARCIENEILMHLRSLKKTKKDVSLHDPIGTDKEGNEISLIDILGTEANEIEDLVQLKIEKNKIYKHIHILDEREKEVIIGRFGLDNEEERTQREIARELGISRSYVSRIEKRALLKLFHEFYRKNENGIKS, from the coding sequence ATGTCAAGCTTGTTCGCAATGCTGACTATGTTTTTCAAAGACATGATGATGTTCGTGTCGTACATCAAGAACAACGCATTTCCACAGCCGCTTAGTGAGATGGAAGAGAATCGGTATCTGGATTTGATGGCGGAAGGGGATAAGTATGCGCGGAATATGCTGATCGAGCACAATTTACGTTTGGTAGCGCATATAACAAAGAAGTTTGAAAACACCGGAGAAGACAGTGAAGACTTGATTTCCATTGGTACGATTGGACTTATTAAGGCGATTGAAAGTTATAAGAAAAACAAAGGTACGAAGCTGGCAACATATGCAGCTCGCTGTATTGAAAACGAGATTCTCATGCATCTTAGATCTTTGAAGAAAACGAAGAAAGATGTATCTCTTCATGACCCGATCGGAACCGATAAAGAAGGAAACGAGATTTCCCTTATAGATATCTTAGGAACAGAGGCAAACGAAATTGAGGATCTGGTGCAGCTCAAAATTGAGAAAAACAAAATTTACAAGCATATTCACATCCTCGATGAGAGAGAAAAAGAAGTCATCATTGGCCGCTTTGGATTAGATAACGAGGAAGAACGAACGCAACGGGAAATTGCACGGGAGTTGGGTATTTCACGGTCTTACGTGTCACGAATTGAAAAAAGAGCGTTGCTAAAACTTTTCCATGAGTTTTATCGGAAGAATGAAAACGGTATAAAAAGCTAG
- a CDS encoding retropepsin-like aspartic protease, with product MKMEYTDGLLHVSFTITYQGKTKTLEHVIVDTGAARTIISADAVFDLGIFATADDEINVMYGIGGEEYSFRKTVDEIEFASFKADNFPIDFGDLDEGFGINGIIGLDVLLEGKFVIDLESMAIHQKDKE from the coding sequence ATGAAAATGGAGTACACTGATGGTTTGCTGCATGTATCTTTTACGATTACCTATCAAGGGAAAACCAAAACACTTGAGCATGTAATTGTAGACACAGGAGCTGCTCGCACTATTATTTCTGCGGATGCAGTGTTTGACTTGGGGATTTTTGCGACAGCGGACGATGAAATTAATGTGATGTACGGGATTGGTGGAGAAGAGTACTCGTTCCGCAAGACGGTAGATGAAATTGAGTTTGCATCATTTAAGGCTGATAACTTTCCTATTGATTTCGGTGATTTAGATGAAGGATTCGGAATCAACGGTATTATTGGACTGGATGTTTTATTGGAAGGAAAGTTTGTTATTGATTTAGAGAGTATGGCTATTCATCAAAAGGATAAGGAATAA
- a CDS encoding CPBP family glutamic-type intramembrane protease yields MTEEDIQLAFVPAYMALFFLMSFSNLRKAFMERLITSKDYISVISKPIVIGVITVFILEGTRYLPLIFNGDIIGIGSGQVKDDGHLSRFANWFLTCIIAPSNEEFITRFLFYDGVCLLLLSMIAPLPREKVKTFNAAQMVLYKMLNLFNIMIEIFVQKIFQRSSKLGTCIYVIVASTVFSILHKPDITNFHLYFLGGVVDWFFFLRYGLIASFLSHATFNASSDMVHKIWIGMLGINQH; encoded by the coding sequence ATGACAGAAGAAGATATACAACTGGCATTTGTACCTGCATATATGGCACTCTTTTTCCTAATGAGTTTTTCAAATTTAAGAAAAGCATTCATGGAGCGACTGATTACTAGTAAAGACTACATATCAGTTATTTCTAAACCAATTGTAATAGGAGTAATCACCGTGTTTATTCTTGAAGGAACACGATACCTTCCTCTAATATTTAATGGAGATATCATTGGTATAGGCAGTGGACAAGTAAAAGATGATGGACATCTGTCCCGTTTTGCTAATTGGTTTCTAACATGTATCATAGCTCCATCAAATGAAGAATTTATAACACGTTTTTTATTTTATGATGGTGTGTGTTTATTGTTACTTTCAATGATAGCTCCTTTACCAAGAGAAAAAGTTAAAACTTTTAATGCTGCGCAGATGGTTTTATATAAGATGCTGAACTTATTTAACATTATGATAGAAATTTTTGTACAAAAGATATTTCAAAGAAGTAGTAAATTAGGGACATGCATCTATGTAATCGTTGCTTCAACTGTGTTTTCTATACTTCATAAACCTGATATAACAAACTTTCATTTATATTTTTTGGGTGGTGTCGTTGATTGGTTTTTCTTTTTGAGATATGGGCTAATAGCAAGCTTTTTAAGTCATGCTACATTTAACGCAAGTTCAGATATGGTACACAAAATTTGGATCGGCATGCTAGGAATAAATCAACACTAA
- a CDS encoding Fic family protein: protein MPLLNQVDEKKKKLDQKRPFSSHTVKTIRGHLIVEWTYHSNAIEGNTLTLSETKVVLEGITVGGKTLREHLEVINHREAIFYLEDMVRNKEQLSEWHIKNLHGIVLKGIDQNNTGTYRRENVLISGARHIPPDVLQVSEQMREMMEWYEGEAQELHPIVRAAMLHSIFVKIHPFIDGNGRTARLLLNLELMKSGYVPIVIQKEKRLDYYKALDESHVTEDYSDFVQLVASILDETLEFYFRIVK, encoded by the coding sequence ATGCCTTTATTGAATCAGGTTGATGAGAAAAAAAAGAAGCTGGATCAAAAGAGACCTTTCTCATCCCACACCGTAAAAACGATTCGGGGACACTTAATTGTAGAATGGACGTATCATTCCAATGCTATTGAAGGAAACACACTGACTCTTTCCGAAACAAAAGTCGTGCTGGAAGGCATTACAGTTGGCGGTAAGACGCTTCGTGAGCATTTGGAAGTCATTAACCATAGGGAAGCTATTTTTTATTTAGAAGATATGGTGCGGAATAAAGAGCAGCTTTCGGAATGGCATATCAAGAATTTGCATGGAATTGTTTTGAAGGGGATTGATCAAAACAATACAGGAACGTATCGAAGAGAAAATGTCTTGATCAGCGGTGCGCGGCATATCCCGCCAGATGTCCTGCAGGTTTCGGAGCAGATGCGTGAGATGATGGAGTGGTATGAGGGAGAGGCACAAGAGCTGCATCCGATTGTACGAGCAGCTATGCTGCACAGCATTTTTGTTAAGATTCATCCATTCATTGATGGAAACGGTCGAACAGCACGGTTGCTTCTAAACCTGGAACTCATGAAATCAGGATATGTTCCAATTGTGATTCAAAAGGAAAAAAGGCTCGATTACTATAAAGCGTTGGATGAATCGCATGTGACAGAAGATTATTCTGACTTCGTCCAATTGGTTGCAAGCATTTTGGACGAGACGCTTGAGTTTTATTTCCGAATTGTAAAGTAA